The DNA window GGGTCTCCAGGACCGCGTACTCCTTGCGGGCCCGGTCCAGTTCCGCGGGCGTGAGGAGGGGGTGCGGGTTCTCGGCGAGCGTGTCCAGGGTCAGGCCGACCGCGGGGACGACGGGGGCGAGGACGGGCAGGTCGTCGCCGGGGTACTCGGCGAGCAGCGCGTGCAGTTCCGCCGCCCAGCCCGTCTGCTCGACGAAGCGCTCCTGCAGGGCCGCGGGGTCGGTGACGGCGGACAGGGGGTCCGTCTCGTCGACGAACTCCCAGAACGTCAGCGACCGTCCGTCGATCTCGACGGGCTCGCGGGGGACGAGGGGGCTCGGCCCGACGACGGGCGCGCCCCGGTCCGCCAGCCAGCCCGCCACGGCGAGCTCGCGGCGCTGCTTGGCGGCCTGTTCCGCGAGGGGCCCGGCGGCCAGGGAGGGGACGCGGACCACGACGGGGTGCGGGGCCAGGTGGACCAGCACGTTGAAGACGTTGTGCAGCACGCGCGGCTCGTCCGACTGCAGCCCGAGGCCGCGGCCCGCCCTGGTGGCGAGGCCGACCGCGTGCTCGGCGCGTTCGGCGGCGGTCAGGGCGGGGGAGGGGGTGTCAGCAGTAGGCATATGGGCGATCCTGCCCGGCCGGAAAGGGCGTTGTCGACGGGATTTCTCCGGGTGCGACTCCGCTGCCCGCCCCTCATTCCTCCAGGAAGCGTCGCACTCCCTCCACCACCAGCGCGTGGTCCTCCGCCTGCGGCAGGCCCGAGACGGCGACCGCGCCGATCACGCCCGTACCCCGTACCCGCAGCGGGAAGGCGCCCCCGTGCGCCGCGTAGCGGTCGGGGTCGAGGCGGGAGGACTCCTCGAAGGTGCGGCCCTTGGCGCGGAAGCGGGCCCCGACGAGGAAGGACGACTCCCCGTACCGTTCCACCACCCGGCATTTGCGGGCGATCCACGCGTCGTTGTCCGCGGACGTGCCGGGGAGAGCGCAGTGGAAGAGCTGCTGGGCGCCGCGCCGGATGCCGACCGTGACCGCCGCGCCGCGCTCCCTCGCCAGGTCCACCAGGATGGTGCCGAGGCGCCACGCGTCGTCGTTGTCGAAGTGG is part of the Streptomyces roseifaciens genome and encodes:
- a CDS encoding aminoglycoside phosphotransferase family protein — protein: MPTADTPSPALTAAERAEHAVGLATRAGRGLGLQSDEPRVLHNVFNVLVHLAPHPVVVRVPSLAAGPLAEQAAKQRRELAVAGWLADRGAPVVGPSPLVPREPVEIDGRSLTFWEFVDETDPLSAVTDPAALQERFVEQTGWAAELHALLAEYPGDDLPVLAPVVPAVGLTLDTLAENPHPLLTPAELDRARKEYAVLETLVQDLPAHFPGTRLQTLHGDSPAYNLLRTAGGHLFSDFEDATRGPVEWDLTLVGPLGIAEYERASGTQVNRALLDVMETARFLQIVGALAFASLKPDLAPMLEPAIDQWRARTPLSPENLG
- a CDS encoding heme-degrading domain-containing protein; this translates as MTATDIARLEEDEQRLLLDHFDNDDAWRLGTILVDLARERGAAVTVGIRRGAQQLFHCALPGTSADNDAWIARKCRVVERYGESSFLVGARFRAKGRTFEESSRLDPDRYAAHGGAFPLRVRGTGVIGAVAVSGLPQAEDHALVVEGVRRFLEE